Within Williamwhitmania taraxaci, the genomic segment CTCCTCCCGCCATGGTGATTAGAGGCGCTTTGAGCACCGCATCTGGAACCGTAACTAGTGGTGTAGTTGAGGTGATTGGGCTATACCAACGATAGTCAATGGCACCTGCCGATGTGGCATCAAATACAAGGGTGTCGGGACGAACGGTGTAAACGGTATTGCCCAAGTTCACATAGGGCTTATTTACCACTACCGTGGTTAACAGGGTGTCGTTTTGCGTGTCATAATAGAATAGCGGGTATTCTTCACCATAAGTGGAAGCCGTAATGTTATAGGTTCCTCCTAAGCTAAAGTCGAACCGCTGCGATAGCGTAAAGTTCATTTCACCGTTTACTGCTAGATCCGAAGGGATAGCAAACAATTGGTTAGCGCTTTGGATGTTGCCATCACGATTTACGTTAATGCGTAAACCGATGGACTCACCTGTTTTTGCAGTGCGAATGCCAAAGTTCTTTACCTTAAGCGTAACAGATTCGTTACTGGCCAAAGTGCATGCCGATATAGGAGAAACAAATGCTGATACGCCAAAGTCATTAGGAGCATCAACGAAGCGAATGTCATCGAACGCAATGCCATCATATTCATTATTAAATCTATCGGCCTTAAAGCGAATTTGGAATTTCACTGACGATTGCCCAGCGATAATAGCAGGCAGAAGGTGAGCAACACGATACCATCCATGACTTGTGCCTGTCCATCCGGACACGCCAAGCGCAGCTACGGTGCTATCCTTATACCAGTTCCATCTTGAATCGTAAGCATTGCCGTTGTTGCCCACAGTAGTCCATGAGGTGCCACCATCAATGCTGTAGTAGAGTGCAGCACCATCAATGTTTTTCTCGGTTACGTGATTTACATAAGCCGAAAACATGGGTTTAACTACGCTGGTAAAATTGAAGCATGGGCTTTCGAGAATGGCAACGGGGGCGGTATACTGGTTGCCTGAAATGGTGAAGTTGTCAATCACCCAACCGGAGTAACTTACCGTGCCATTGGAATAGGCAATTGCAAATCGCAGTTGGAAGGTTGTCGAGAGTAGAGAATCGGGCAGCGCGTATTCAGTGAGTTCATCTGCACCAATGGTTATTTCGCCCTCGCTCTTCCAAAGGGTATACCATTTGATGCCATTTTTTGTAACCTGAATTTTGGCAGTATCTCCATCTGCAACATTTAACTGACGGTAAAAAGAGACGGAAGCTGACGAGAATCCGCTCAAATCAATTGTGGGAGTGGTGGCTGCGTAAGCGCTATTTGAGTTAATATTTGCTTCGTATCGGAATGGATTGGTACCGAGGCCAGTTAAATCCGTCCCTAATACTTTAACGCCTGCGAAGGCACCTCCTGGTTTTCCGAATCCTCCATCCTCATTTCCTCCACCAGTAGGTGTCCCAATTTGGAATTCCCCAGTAAGTGTCCATCCAGTGCTGTTTTCAAAGTTGTCGAAATATGCAACAACCACATCACTTGGGTCGGCAGTACCATAGGAACCAGCGAATTTGCTAATCCATGTTTTTGAACCGGAATAAGCACTGTTTATAGTTGTTTTAGCAGGTGTTCCGTACTCCCATAAATTCCCCTGAGTTGAACGCCAATGGTCTGAAGAGGACTCAAAGTCTTGGGTGTATGGGGTAGCATAGGTTGGAATAGCATAGAAACTATAGCTCAACTGGTCGTTTGCCGGCTCCTCGTCGCCAGGTAGTTCGGTTTTAACCAATACGTTGTTTCGAGGTCCTGGTGATGAGAAATCGAATTTTGGTAAAATGGTATAAGTGAGGGTTTCCTCAGAGTTGATTACTTGCCGGATTGTATCCCTAACCCAAGTAACGCCACCATCGAGTGAGATGGCCAGCGGAACCTTGTTTGGTGTTGGCATTGCTGATAGGTTAGCAACCTTAATGGTGATGCTTTCGGCCGCTCCAAATCCACAACGACTAATTGGGGTAACCCACTCTGTAACTGTCACGTCTTTGGTAATATAGTCGCCGGTAAGAATAAGGTCATCGATATTCCATCCCGAATAGTTGTAAAATGAGGTGTTATTTAGGGCAAACCTGAGTTTGAACGTTTTCGAACGGCTTGCGGCTCCTGGAATTGAGTTCTCAATGCGTGTCCACTTATTATCTACAATAAACGCATTTAAGCCAGTAGGCGTGATGTTACCACCAATTCGAGTCCAAGTAAGCCCATCATCTTTACTGACATCCACGGAGGCACTATCCTCCACAAATATGTTAAGGTAGCGCTGGAAAGTTAACTTAAGATCTTTGTAAAAGAATACATTAAAAGTTTTCGATGTGGCTTTATAGGCGTTGGCACGGGTGATACCAGCTTCATAATTATAAGGCACGGTGCCCAATCCGGTAAGATCGGTTCCTAGAACCTTAGAGCCCGAATGTGCGGTTGCTGGATCGGGGTTTCCAGGGCTACCGCCTAATCCAGAGGGCGTATTCCGCTCGAATTCTCCTGTTAGCGTCCATAAATTATCCGTTTCGAAGTCTTCGTTGAATATGGTTTCATACACAACCCTATATCCCGCTGGAGACATGGCGGTTGGTGCGTATGCGGTATCGTTTATCCCTATACTTTTGGCCTCTATCATGGCATCGAGTTGGTTTCCATGCTGCGCTGAGGTCAAAATATCGTAGGTTATCCAAAAGTAAGTAGAGCCGCTGGGGAGGTCAATATTTAGGTTGTCGAATTTTGCATAACCGCCAACAAGCGAGGCGGTACTAACTTGAGTGGATGCATCGAATATTGGTGCGCTCGTACGAAATAACTTAACACCATTGGTCGTAACATTTGCATCATCGGTGTTTAGCGATTTTACTTCTACTGAATCGAAAATACAAGTGGATTGGTTTCCAGATACAGCCACCTCAAAACCTAACACAGGATTATTGTTCGACCCCGAAGGAATAAATTCGGTGGGAACCGAGAGTGGTGTAACACTTTTTACAAATTTATTGAGATTGCCCTTTTCCTCAATTACAATATCGTCGATACAGGTACCTAGCCCCCATTGGGTGTGACCTTCAAAGGCAAGGTAGTAGGTGCTGGTAGGGTTTGGTAGATATAAGCTGACTTCGGTCCAAATGTCGATGGGGTAATCGTATACCTTAAGCAATGTCCATGCTCCTCCTGGGGTGTTCTTATAGTAAACGCGCATGGCGTCCCACGACAAACCGCCCCCAAATGTCCATCCTACCTGAGCGAGCCAAAATCTTAGCTGCGGTTTGATAGCAGTGGAAAGGTTGATAGCTTTGGTGACTAACTTCGTACGTTCGTTATTTACGCTCTGCTCCTGAAAGAGGGCGTTGTAGGTTCCGCCATGAGCGCTGGAGGGGTTGCGCGTGGGGTCGCTTGCGCTTGCCGGAACGATGTAGTTGGGGTCGTTAGGGCTATAGCCACCATTCCGATAGCGCCAATCAACCGTCCCTTTTTCGAACTCCCGGGTCCAACCGGTTGGAATGGTGCCACTTTCGAAGCCCTCTGTAAGAAACGGAGGATCAGCAGCCATTAGGCAAGGGGTGATGCTGAAAAAAAGAGTTATTAAGACAGTCAGTCTTAATGCTGATTTTAAGGGGCGTAAAGCTATTACCATATCTTATTGTATTTTTGGCAGGACTCAATTAATCACCAATATTAAGAAAATAATGGTTTAGTTGGTCGGTTTAAGTACCATTTACGGAATAATTCAAAAATTGTTAGTGTTTAATCTGCAAAATAACTATGTTCGTCAAAAAAATAAAATTGA encodes:
- a CDS encoding T9SS type A sorting domain-containing protein, which produces MVIALRPLKSALRLTVLITLFFSITPCLMAADPPFLTEGFESGTIPTGWTREFEKGTVDWRYRNGGYSPNDPNYIVPASASDPTRNPSSAHGGTYNALFQEQSVNNERTKLVTKAINLSTAIKPQLRFWLAQVGWTFGGGLSWDAMRVYYKNTPGGAWTLLKVYDYPIDIWTEVSLYLPNPTSTYYLAFEGHTQWGLGTCIDDIVIEEKGNLNKFVKSVTPLSVPTEFIPSGSNNNPVLGFEVAVSGNQSTCIFDSVEVKSLNTDDANVTTNGVKLFRTSAPIFDASTQVSTASLVGGYAKFDNLNIDLPSGSTYFWITYDILTSAQHGNQLDAMIEAKSIGINDTAYAPTAMSPAGYRVVYETIFNEDFETDNLWTLTGEFERNTPSGLGGSPGNPDPATAHSGSKVLGTDLTGLGTVPYNYEAGITRANAYKATSKTFNVFFYKDLKLTFQRYLNIFVEDSASVDVSKDDGLTWTRIGGNITPTGLNAFIVDNKWTRIENSIPGAASRSKTFKLRFALNNTSFYNYSGWNIDDLILTGDYITKDVTVTEWVTPISRCGFGAAESITIKVANLSAMPTPNKVPLAISLDGGVTWVRDTIRQVINSEETLTYTILPKFDFSSPGPRNNVLVKTELPGDEEPANDQLSYSFYAIPTYATPYTQDFESSSDHWRSTQGNLWEYGTPAKTTINSAYSGSKTWISKFAGSYGTADPSDVVVAYFDNFENSTGWTLTGEFQIGTPTGGGNEDGGFGKPGGAFAGVKVLGTDLTGLGTNPFRYEANINSNSAYAATTPTIDLSGFSSASVSFYRQLNVADGDTAKIQVTKNGIKWYTLWKSEGEITIGADELTEYALPDSLLSTTFQLRFAIAYSNGTVSYSGWVIDNFTISGNQYTAPVAILESPCFNFTSVVKPMFSAYVNHVTEKNIDGAALYYSIDGGTSWTTVGNNGNAYDSRWNWYKDSTVAALGVSGWTGTSHGWYRVAHLLPAIIAGQSSVKFQIRFKADRFNNEYDGIAFDDIRFVDAPNDFGVSAFVSPISACTLASNESVTLKVKNFGIRTAKTGESIGLRINVNRDGNIQSANQLFAIPSDLAVNGEMNFTLSQRFDFSLGGTYNITASTYGEEYPLFYYDTQNDTLLTTVVVNKPYVNLGNTVYTVRPDTLVFDATSAGAIDYRWYSPITSTTPLVTVPDAVLKAPLITMAGGEFRVEVEGGCTAYDTVKIVKLTSDIGLTEITSPVSACELTGNKPFVIKVKNFGTDTLQVGDTVVVSWTVNAGTLVTENVKLTAILLPNAETTLTTIATTNFSAINTYNIEMDAKRPYDETPGNNHKSSVIVVHGFPSFTLSPHFVYQEVTTYLFDAGIWSSYLWHDGSTNQTFTMDTIGWVKVTVTDAFGCPASDSSDVHLKFTDIGLESIISPADLCRPGQPVYPQVIVHHYGTDTLAIGSKINVGYKLNNVTIVTDQVTLNQQSEPGNTFNHTFTIPVDLSTEGTYKFIYWAEAVTNEMRRFNDTLKRTINVYTPISLFLPPKIVTRAAQVILDGGTGYDTYLWSTGETTQTITVTTSDTYTLIVTKNAVCTATASTEVIFVRHDYQLTQFVAPLDLCANPAGQNVSVRLFNNGNDTLKTNQQLSIKLFLEGSLVEEKIFQPTTMLLPATSVDVTFTQPLNVVASGVINLSAELFFASDILASNNTTSKTLNVWPNPVVNLGPDQLLTSGSTVLDAGSGFSQYLWNTGATTQTITVSVSGTYTVTVTSDKGCQGSDQVVINFAASAMTATALITPLPGCIPNIPLDVKVEFTNLSLATLLSGTKIPVGYQFNSGVTQVDTLLLVADLPTSGKVSHTFKQKATISSAGNKSFKAFTYFSLTQGPVSDFLIEALLMPVFKFSLDTIKVSAFPYLLTATGGNSYLWSNGNTTASTLAATPDKYWVQVSLTNGCSVRDTIVVLNINSIGENEFITSLRYYPVPASYELNVETTLKANTDVTIEIVDITGVVIWHQKYGSVDRLMEKIPLNNFKPGTYILRLLTPEGNASNAFIINK